Proteins found in one Hoplias malabaricus isolate fHopMal1 chromosome 17, fHopMal1.hap1, whole genome shotgun sequence genomic segment:
- the LOC136674208 gene encoding progesterone receptor-like yields the protein MFEASRVKELPELGGNLTLDWAPRWRAEPYETEIESQAQFIMKSRQDWNILDKPWIQTQSGAKGRLQSAEPLKFSLKTETDTELGLHFFTSHSGVFSRQRCSETRGGFPSGAGSECKTYGGPPSSSENPTEHRLPRGLCPPLPGNSSSAGLLRARNVRAQSSEHGLGDVRVLFPAQRICQVCGEKASGCHYGALTCGSCKVFFKRAATGRQKYLCASRNDCTIDKLRRRNCPSCRLKRCFASGMNLGGQKLKNTAQLEPVKNKPTQGPVVVCPKPALHSMYGLLNILERIEPAVVNAGHDQAQPDSADSLLTSLNELGERQLVTVVKWAKGIPGFQSLHLDDQMAVIQYSWMGIMVFALGWRSFKNVKARMLYFAPDLVFNDKRMQVSSMYEHCIRMRHLSESLGKLQITQEEFLCMKALLLFSIIPEEGLKNQSCFDELRTTYINELDRLVTQTSHGNHTERLLQLTQLLDYLHPIVKKLHQFTYDLFVQAQSLSVKVNFPDMISHIISVHVPRILTGMVRPILFHN from the exons ATGTTCGAGGCGAGCCGCGTGAAAGAGCTCCCTGAGCTAGGTGGGAATTTAACACTGGATTGGGCTCCGAGGTGGAGAGCAGAGCCGTATGAAACTGAGATAGAGAGTCAGGCACAGTTTATTATGAAATCGCGACAAGACTGGAACATTCTGGACAAACCATGGATCCAAACCCAGAGCGGAGCCAAAGGGAGGTTACAGTCAGCGGAACCGCTCAAATTTAGCCtcaaaacagaaacagacactGAGCTGGGACTTCACTTCTTCACGAGTCACAGTGGCGTGTTCTCCCGTCAACGCTGCTCAGAAACGCGCGGAGGGTTTCCCTCGGGCGCGGGGAGCGAGTGTAAAACCTACGGAGGACCTCCGTCATCGTCGGAGAACCCCACGGAACATCGGCTTCCCCGGGGATTGTGCCCTCCGCTTCCTGGAAATAGTTCCTCAGCAGGGCTCCTCCGAGCTCGCAACGTACGAGCTCAGAGCTCTGAACACGG TCTGGGTGATGTCAGAGTACTGTTCCCAGCTCAGCGCATTTGCCAAGTCTGTGGAGAGAAAGCTTCAGGTTGTCATTATGGAGCTCTTACATGTGGGAGTTGCAAAGTGTTTTTCAAGAGAGCCGCCACAG GAAGACAAAAATATCTTTGCGCCAGCCGGAATGACTGCACCATTGATAAACTCAGAAGGCGAAACTGCCCATCGTGTCGTCTCAAAAGATGCTTTGCATCAGGGATGAACCTTGGAG GCCAAAAGCTGAAGAATACAGCACAGCTTGAACCAGTAAAGAACAAACCCACGCAGGGACCTGTAGTAGTTTGTCCCAAGCCTGCTCTCCATAGCATGTATGGGCTTCTGAACATTCTGGAGAGAATTGAGCCTGCAGTGGTGAATGCTGGCCATGATCAGGCTCAGCCAGACTCAGCTGACTCTTTATTGACCAGCCTGAATGAACTCGGGGAGCGGCAACTTGTCACAGTCGTTAAATGGGCAAAGGGGATTCCAG GTTTTCAGAGTCTGCACCTGGATGACCAAATGGCTGTTATTCAGTACTCCTGGATGGGAATTATGGTGTTTGCCTTGGGCTGGAGGTCCTTCAAGAACGTCAAGGCCAGAATGCTCTACTTTGCCCCCGATCTTGTGTTCAATGA caagCGGATGCAGGTATCCAGTATGTATGAGCACTGCATCCGCATGCGTCATCTCTCAGAGAGTCTGGGTAAACTTCAGATCACGCAGGAGGAGTTTCTCTGCATGAAAGCACTGCTCCTCTTCAGTATCA TTCCAGAGGAAGGGCTGAAAAACCAGAGCTGTTTTGACGAATTGCGGACAACCTACATCAATGAGTTGGACCGCTTAGTTACCCAAACAAGCCATGGCAACCACACAGAGAGGCTGCTCCAGCTCACCCAACTGCTGGATTATCTGCACCCG